The following proteins are encoded in a genomic region of Columba livia isolate bColLiv1 breed racing homer chromosome 17, bColLiv1.pat.W.v2, whole genome shotgun sequence:
- the TMEM233 gene encoding transmembrane protein 233 — protein sequence MSALPAGADIKRALENSPETNIEDELPDEPPQPRPKNYLLLSILACFCPAYPVNIVAFVFAVMALNSYNQGDIEGSKRLGRNALWVAVASIIIGLVIIGIYCVVHFTTHAI from the exons ATGTCTGCGCTCCCCGCCGGTGCCGACATCAAGAGGGCTCTGGAGAACAGCCCCGAGACCAACATCGAGGATGAGCTGCCCGACGAGCCGCCGCAGCCGCGGCCCAAGAACTACCTGCTCCTCAGCATCCTCGCCTGCTTCTGTCCCGCCTATCCCGTCAACATTGTCGCCTTCGTCTTCGCCGTCATG GCTTTAAACAGTTATAATCAAGGAGATATAGAAGGGTCAAAAAGACTGGGTCGCAATGCGCTCTGGGTCGCCGTTGCATCAATTATCATTGGACTTGTCATCATTGGGATCTATTGTGTAGTTCATTTCACAACG